The following are encoded together in the Paludisphaera mucosa genome:
- a CDS encoding YajQ family cyclic di-GMP-binding protein, with product MADNHSFDVVSEINQVEMHNAVTQAQHECTVRYDFKGTKAAIEYNKKDNTLTLTGDHKGQLETVLQVLKEKMAKRGVPVNAVVRGKLEEATHDSVRETMTIHSGIESDDARKIVKDVKQLKVKVQAQIMDDKVRITGKKVDDLQAVIAHLKENGPKYPLQFVNFT from the coding sequence GTGGCCGACAACCATTCGTTCGACGTGGTCAGCGAGATCAACCAGGTCGAGATGCACAACGCCGTCACCCAGGCCCAGCACGAGTGCACCGTGCGCTACGACTTCAAGGGGACCAAGGCTGCGATCGAGTACAACAAGAAGGACAACACGCTGACCCTGACGGGCGACCACAAGGGCCAGTTGGAGACCGTGCTCCAGGTCCTCAAGGAGAAGATGGCCAAGCGCGGGGTGCCGGTGAACGCCGTGGTCCGGGGCAAGCTCGAAGAGGCGACGCACGACTCGGTCCGCGAGACCATGACGATCCACTCGGGGATCGAGTCCGACGACGCCCGCAAGATCGTCAAGGACGTCAAGCAGCTCAAGGTGAAGGTGCAGGCCCAGATCATGGACGACAAGGTCCGGATCACGGGCAAGAAGGTCGACGACCTCCAGGCGGTGATCGCCCACCTTAAGGAGAACGGGCCGAAGTATCCTCTCCAGTTCGTCAACTTCACCTGA
- the dcuC gene encoding C4-dicarboxylate transporter DcuC, with product MTFLAWLAMFDLAAVVFLTVRRVDVRLVLLLGAVPLFAAAGGPGMVEMLARVVAEMSNPATIVPIGSAMGFAYVLRITGCDREMVRLLLRPLRYAPALLVPGGIAAGYLVNTTIVSQAGTAAVLGPILIPLLRAGGLDAATAGAVLLLGASMGGELFNPGAVEMRKLTELTGIEGQTLVARQAPLNFAACGAALLTFWILAHRRAKAVTDPEDEPKPLGPDEPRVNPFKAAIPIAPLAILFADGALGAASPLAAFAGPSKILAAMLVGVMLAWAAAPRTGPRLAPEFFEGAGYAYTHVISLIVAASTFAEGVRRSGLIQVIVGSLTDRPALAPVASVLFPWGLGVVSGSGIAPAVAIMEFFVPAADAMGLDPVRIGALASLGAHYGRTMSAAAAVVAMCARLSDAPGPSLIRHVVVPLLVGMGVMIAVTTLRLF from the coding sequence ATGACGTTCCTCGCCTGGCTGGCGATGTTCGACCTCGCGGCGGTCGTCTTCCTGACCGTCCGCCGGGTCGACGTGCGCCTGGTGCTCTTGCTGGGGGCGGTCCCGCTGTTCGCGGCGGCGGGGGGCCCGGGGATGGTCGAAATGCTGGCCCGGGTCGTCGCCGAGATGAGCAACCCGGCGACCATCGTGCCGATCGGCTCGGCGATGGGGTTCGCCTACGTCCTGCGGATCACCGGCTGCGACCGCGAGATGGTGCGGCTCCTGTTGCGTCCGCTCCGCTACGCCCCCGCGCTGCTGGTCCCGGGGGGGATCGCGGCGGGCTACCTCGTGAACACGACGATCGTCAGCCAGGCCGGCACGGCGGCCGTGCTGGGGCCGATCCTGATCCCGCTGCTGCGGGCGGGCGGGCTCGACGCCGCGACGGCCGGCGCGGTGCTCTTGCTGGGCGCGTCCATGGGCGGCGAGCTGTTCAACCCCGGCGCGGTCGAGATGCGGAAGCTCACCGAGCTGACCGGCATCGAGGGCCAGACGCTCGTCGCCCGCCAGGCCCCGCTCAACTTCGCGGCCTGCGGGGCGGCGCTCCTGACCTTCTGGATCCTGGCCCACCGACGGGCCAAAGCCGTGACGGATCCCGAGGACGAGCCGAAGCCACTCGGCCCGGACGAGCCGCGCGTGAACCCGTTCAAGGCCGCGATCCCGATCGCGCCGCTGGCGATCCTGTTCGCCGACGGGGCGCTGGGCGCGGCGTCGCCGCTGGCGGCGTTCGCGGGGCCGTCGAAGATCCTGGCGGCGATGCTCGTCGGCGTGATGCTGGCCTGGGCGGCGGCCCCGCGCACCGGGCCGAGGCTCGCGCCCGAGTTCTTCGAAGGGGCCGGGTACGCCTACACGCACGTCATCTCGCTGATCGTGGCGGCTTCGACCTTCGCCGAGGGGGTCCGCCGCAGCGGCCTGATCCAGGTGATCGTGGGGAGCCTGACCGACCGCCCCGCGCTCGCGCCCGTGGCCTCGGTGCTCTTCCCCTGGGGCCTGGGCGTGGTCTCCGGGAGCGGGATCGCGCCGGCGGTGGCGATCATGGAGTTCTTCGTCCCCGCCGCCGACGCAATGGGGCTGGATCCGGTCCGGATCGGGGCGTTGGCCTCGCTGGGCGCGCATTACGGCCGGACCATGAGCGCGGCGGCGGCCGTCGTGGCCATGTGCGCCCGCCTGTCGGACGCCCCGGGGCCGAGCCTTATCCGCCACGTCGTGGTTCCGCTGCTGGTCGGGATGGGGGTCATGATCGCCGTCACGACGCTCCGCCTGTTCTGA
- a CDS encoding threonine ammonia-lyase yields the protein MSPSPEIPIGEAQIREAVERLAPWVHKTPVMTSRTLDERAGASVFLKCENLQRVGAFKFRGAMNALLLLDEEAKRAGVVTHSSGNHGQALALAGAQLGVPVTVVMPHTAPQIKQSATAGYGATIRLCEPTIAAREEAVADEVARKGLTLVHPFNDWNVIAGQATAAWELLDQAGPLDCVMVPVGGGGLIAGTTLAVKARSPETLVVGVEPERADDARRSLASGRIEPSGDPRTIADGLRTTLGTRPFAVISRQVDRIETAAEADIVAALRFLWERLKMLVEPSSAVVVAPLLERQPAFAGRRVGAVLSGGNVDVGPFFDALANRWL from the coding sequence ATGTCGCCATCCCCCGAGATCCCCATCGGCGAGGCCCAGATCCGCGAGGCCGTCGAGCGCCTGGCCCCCTGGGTCCACAAGACCCCGGTGATGACCTCGCGGACCCTCGACGAGCGCGCCGGGGCCTCGGTCTTCCTGAAATGCGAGAACCTCCAGCGCGTGGGGGCCTTCAAGTTCCGGGGGGCGATGAACGCGCTCCTGCTGCTGGACGAGGAGGCCAAACGCGCGGGGGTCGTCACCCATTCGTCGGGCAACCACGGCCAGGCCCTGGCGCTCGCGGGGGCCCAACTCGGCGTCCCGGTGACGGTCGTGATGCCGCACACCGCCCCCCAGATCAAGCAATCGGCGACGGCCGGCTACGGGGCGACGATCCGGCTCTGCGAGCCGACCATCGCCGCCCGCGAGGAGGCCGTGGCCGACGAGGTCGCCCGCAAGGGGCTGACCCTCGTCCACCCGTTCAACGACTGGAACGTCATCGCCGGCCAGGCCACCGCCGCGTGGGAGCTGCTCGACCAGGCCGGCCCGCTCGACTGCGTCATGGTCCCCGTGGGCGGCGGCGGGCTCATCGCGGGCACGACCCTCGCGGTCAAGGCCCGGTCGCCCGAGACTCTCGTCGTGGGCGTCGAGCCCGAACGCGCCGACGACGCCCGCCGCTCGCTGGCGTCCGGCCGCATCGAGCCCTCCGGCGACCCCCGGACGATCGCCGACGGCCTCCGCACGACCCTCGGCACCCGCCCCTTCGCCGTCATCTCCCGCCAGGTCGACCGCATCGAGACCGCCGCCGAGGCCGACATCGTCGCCGCCCTCCGGTTCCTCTGGGAACGCCTCAAGATGCTCGTCGAGCCGTCGAGCGCCGTGGTCGTCGCCCCCTTGCTCGAACGCCAGCCGGCCTTCGCCGGCCGCCGCGTCGGGGCCGTCCTGTCGGGCGGCAACGTCGACGTCGGCCCCTTCTTCGACGCCCTCGCGAACCGCTGGCTTTGA
- the thrS gene encoding threonine--tRNA ligase: MLQIKLPDGSVKEYPEGTSPRDVAAGIGKRLADASVAAVVDGAIVDLDRPLENGDPTRGAIELRLLTSRDREALDVLRHSTAHIMARAVMRIFPGVRLAFGPTTATGFYYDMEVDGRSISEDDFPAIEAEMAKITKEAEPFERFTLPVDQAREFVGDLGQTLKVEHIDEELKKFGVLSFYRQGEFVDLCRGPHIPNAGKVGAFKLLSIAGSYWKGRTDRPMLQRLYGTAFFDKKELDAYLAQVEEARKRDHRKLGKELSLFTVSPLVGPGLILWMPKGAIVRGLLETFMKSELMKRGYQPVYTPHIGKVELYKTSGHYPYYKDSQFPPLKMPADASAKELLDGLAAQTLDDDAQRVLLAKAGIPERLPDASSESKFTRPYFEMSAAERIGYLEQTCEFEEYLLKPMNCPHHIQIFAAQPRSYRELPLRLAEFGTVYRYEQSGELSGLTRVRGFTQDDAHLFCTHEQVREEFRSTLELTQFVLGSLGLEDYRVRLSKHDPEDPKYQGAAGDTWRGAEADIRAVLDEMGLPYEEAAGEAAFYGPKADFIVRDCIGRQWQLGTVQLDYLLPERFGLEYVGADNHMHRPVMIHRAPFGSMERFMGILIEHFAGAFPLWLAPEQVRVLPISDKAADYAETVLKKLTDAGFRASMDHRPEKIGAKIRDAQMQKIPVMFVVGAKEAEAQSVAYRDRTAGDLGVMTLEDALARVRKEDVERVFHQAAPLAPPTPPEESGANHEY; this comes from the coding sequence ATGCTCCAGATCAAGCTGCCGGACGGGTCGGTCAAGGAATATCCCGAGGGGACCAGCCCCCGCGACGTCGCGGCCGGGATCGGCAAGCGGCTGGCCGACGCCTCGGTCGCGGCCGTGGTCGACGGCGCGATCGTCGACCTCGACCGCCCCCTGGAGAACGGCGACCCGACGCGCGGGGCCATCGAGCTGAGGCTGCTGACCTCGCGCGACCGCGAGGCCCTCGACGTCCTCCGCCACTCCACGGCGCACATCATGGCCCGCGCCGTGATGCGGATCTTCCCGGGCGTCCGGCTGGCCTTCGGGCCGACCACCGCGACCGGCTTCTACTACGACATGGAGGTCGACGGCCGCAGCATCTCCGAGGACGACTTCCCCGCGATCGAGGCCGAGATGGCCAAGATCACCAAGGAGGCCGAGCCCTTCGAGCGGTTCACCCTGCCCGTCGACCAGGCCCGCGAGTTCGTGGGCGACCTCGGCCAGACCCTCAAGGTCGAGCACATCGACGAGGAGCTGAAGAAATTCGGCGTCCTGAGCTTCTACCGCCAGGGCGAGTTCGTCGACCTCTGCCGGGGGCCTCACATCCCCAACGCCGGGAAGGTCGGGGCGTTCAAGCTGCTGTCGATCGCCGGGTCGTACTGGAAGGGCCGCACCGACCGGCCGATGCTCCAGCGGCTCTACGGCACCGCGTTCTTCGACAAGAAAGAGCTGGACGCCTACCTCGCCCAGGTCGAGGAGGCCCGCAAGCGCGACCACCGCAAGCTCGGCAAGGAGCTGAGCCTGTTCACCGTCTCGCCCCTGGTCGGCCCCGGCCTGATCCTCTGGATGCCCAAGGGCGCCATCGTCCGCGGCCTGCTCGAAACCTTCATGAAGTCCGAGCTGATGAAGCGGGGCTACCAGCCGGTCTACACCCCGCACATCGGCAAGGTCGAGCTGTACAAGACCAGCGGCCACTACCCGTACTACAAGGATTCCCAGTTCCCGCCGCTCAAGATGCCCGCCGACGCCTCCGCCAAGGAGTTGCTCGACGGCCTCGCCGCCCAGACCCTCGACGACGACGCCCAGCGCGTGCTGCTCGCCAAGGCCGGCATCCCCGAGCGCCTGCCCGACGCCTCGTCCGAGTCGAAGTTCACCCGGCCGTACTTCGAGATGAGCGCGGCGGAGCGGATCGGCTACCTCGAACAGACCTGCGAGTTCGAGGAATACCTGCTCAAGCCGATGAACTGCCCGCACCACATCCAGATCTTCGCCGCCCAGCCCCGCAGCTACCGCGAGCTGCCGCTGCGGCTGGCCGAGTTCGGGACGGTCTATCGCTACGAGCAGTCGGGGGAGCTGTCGGGCCTGACCCGCGTCCGGGGCTTCACCCAGGACGACGCCCACCTCTTCTGCACCCACGAGCAGGTCCGCGAGGAGTTCCGGTCGACCCTGGAGCTGACCCAGTTCGTCCTCGGCTCGCTGGGCCTGGAAGACTACCGCGTCCGGCTCTCCAAGCACGACCCCGAAGACCCCAAGTACCAGGGCGCCGCCGGCGACACCTGGCGCGGGGCCGAGGCCGACATCCGCGCCGTGCTCGACGAGATGGGCCTGCCTTACGAAGAGGCGGCCGGCGAGGCGGCCTTCTACGGGCCCAAGGCCGACTTCATCGTCCGCGACTGCATCGGCCGCCAGTGGCAGCTCGGCACCGTCCAGCTCGACTACCTGCTCCCCGAGCGGTTCGGCCTGGAGTACGTCGGGGCCGACAACCACATGCACCGGCCGGTCATGATCCATCGCGCCCCGTTCGGCAGCATGGAGCGGTTCATGGGCATCCTGATCGAGCACTTCGCCGGGGCCTTCCCGCTCTGGCTGGCGCCCGAGCAGGTCCGCGTCCTGCCGATCTCGGACAAGGCCGCCGACTACGCCGAGACCGTCCTCAAGAAGCTGACCGACGCCGGCTTCCGGGCCTCGATGGACCACCGCCCCGAGAAGATCGGGGCCAAGATCCGCGACGCCCAGATGCAGAAGATCCCCGTCATGTTCGTCGTCGGCGCCAAGGAGGCCGAGGCCCAGAGCGTCGCCTACCGCGACCGCACCGCCGGCGACCTCGGCGTCATGACCCTCGAAGACGCCCTCGCCCGCGTCCGCAAGGAAGACGTCGAGCGCGTCTTCCACCAGGCCGCGCCTCTGGCCCCTCCGACGCCTCCTGAGGAGTCGGGCGCGAATCACGAGTATTGA
- a CDS encoding type II toxin-antitoxin system VapC family toxin: MRLLVDTNILVRLIHLAAPMHGPTSQAVARPFLDGGTLCITPQNLDEYWVVSTRPTAANGLGRTPSEALADIEQFKSVFPLLDDVAAIYAMWEEIVASTPVIEEKAHDARLVAAVIVHGVDRILTLNPQDFRAYPDIQVVTPGDVLAP, encoded by the coding sequence ATGAGGCTGCTCGTCGACACGAACATCCTCGTCCGCCTCATCCACCTCGCGGCCCCGATGCATGGGCCGACCTCTCAGGCCGTGGCGCGACCCTTCCTCGACGGGGGAACCCTGTGCATCACGCCCCAGAACCTCGATGAGTACTGGGTCGTGTCGACCCGCCCGACCGCCGCCAACGGTCTGGGCCGGACACCTTCCGAAGCCCTTGCGGACATCGAGCAGTTCAAGTCCGTATTCCCGCTCCTCGACGACGTCGCGGCGATCTATGCGATGTGGGAGGAGATCGTCGCATCGACGCCGGTGATCGAGGAAAAGGCGCACGACGCACGTCTCGTCGCCGCCGTGATCGTCCACGGGGTGGATCGGATCCTCACCCTCAATCCCCAGGACTTTCGCGCCTACCCCGACATCCAGGTCGTGACGCCGGGCGACGTCCTGGCTCCTTGA
- a CDS encoding STAS domain-containing protein, with amino-acid sequence MTRNGDATDPSIQPRCPACGASPIGDVPAEACERCGRGAWFTWRDDGDRVVKPMGDLMHAHPLDQFLKSVEFRPGERLILDLADVHYIASEALGRLMALRKRLLNVQGRLTLRHLDADLVEIFRVTRIASFFDVEP; translated from the coding sequence ATGACCCGGAACGGCGACGCGACCGACCCGTCGATACAGCCACGGTGCCCGGCCTGCGGCGCGAGCCCGATCGGCGACGTCCCGGCCGAGGCCTGCGAGCGTTGCGGCCGCGGCGCCTGGTTCACCTGGCGCGACGATGGCGACCGCGTGGTCAAGCCGATGGGCGACCTGATGCACGCCCATCCGCTCGACCAGTTCCTGAAGTCGGTCGAATTCCGCCCCGGCGAACGCCTGATCCTCGACCTGGCCGACGTCCACTACATCGCCAGCGAGGCCCTCGGCCGCCTGATGGCCCTCCGCAAGCGGCTGCTGAACGTCCAGGGCCGCCTGACCCTGCGCCACCTCGACGCCGACCTCGTCGAGATCTTCCGCGTCACCCGCATCGCCTCGTTCTTCGACGTCGAGCCGTGA
- the pdxH gene encoding pyridoxamine 5'-phosphate oxidase, with translation MSLSDIRRDYQRQSLDEKDLDPDPIRQFELWFADALAADVVEANAATLATAAADGRPSARIVLLKGCDPRGFTFYTNYGSRKGRELAANPRAAMLFFWKDLERQVSIEGPVERVSAEESEEYFHSRPVASQVGAWASKQSQVIPGREHLENLFRDYEAKFAADVVPRPETWGGFRILPETLEFWQGRPSRLHDRLRYHKDAAGAWTVERLSP, from the coding sequence ATGAGCCTCTCCGACATCCGACGCGACTACCAGCGGCAGAGCCTGGACGAGAAGGACCTCGACCCCGACCCCATCCGCCAGTTCGAGCTGTGGTTCGCCGACGCTTTGGCGGCCGACGTGGTCGAGGCCAACGCCGCCACGCTCGCCACCGCCGCGGCCGACGGCCGGCCCTCGGCGCGCATCGTCCTGCTCAAGGGCTGCGACCCCCGGGGCTTCACCTTCTACACGAATTACGGCAGCCGCAAGGGCCGCGAGCTGGCCGCCAACCCCCGCGCCGCGATGCTCTTCTTCTGGAAGGACCTGGAACGCCAGGTCTCGATCGAGGGCCCGGTCGAGCGGGTCTCGGCCGAGGAGTCCGAGGAGTACTTCCACAGCCGCCCCGTCGCCTCCCAGGTCGGCGCGTGGGCTTCGAAGCAGAGCCAGGTCATCCCCGGCCGCGAGCACCTCGAAAACCTCTTTCGCGATTACGAGGCGAAGTTCGCCGCCGACGTCGTCCCTCGCCCGGAAACCTGGGGAGGCTTCCGAATCCTGCCGGAGACCCTGGAATTCTGGCAGGGGCGCCCCAGCCGCCTCCACGACCGGCTACGCTACCACAAGGACGCCGCCGGCGCGTGGACCGTCGAGAGGCTCTCGCCATGA
- a CDS encoding AGE family epimerase/isomerase gives MSAQPNSRIPTAVLVAGLLLAGSSHPARGEEPAPPTAARLRALLAAEMGRWHPAAIDEKVGGFHQEIARDWTVQPDRSRSLVFQSRMTWTAAAFAEFEPSRREEYLRYSRHGLAFLDRVMRDAEQGGFHWILDANGRVDPALGDEKHVYGTAFVVYAASKLRAVGGDDLALKVARDAFDWLEAHAHDPKDGGWFEAVRRDGTAITAYDPAAPVDGRKDRLGVYYGFKTMNSHIHLLEALAELAKVDDRPVVRERLREAFHIVRDRIAVEPGALNLYLTRDWRAIPAHDSFGHDVETAYLLVEAAEVLHMPDDATTWKVARGLVDHALDWGWDEKFGGFYDKGDSFAAAAYDVAKVWWTQAEGFNALAMLDRRYGRETDRYARAFAKQWAFIDAHLLDPEFGGWYAETERDGRLRGDGAKANPWKADYHTSRAMMNVARLLEAGRETPAKVTDR, from the coding sequence ATGTCAGCCCAGCCGAATTCGCGGATTCCGACGGCCGTCCTGGTCGCGGGGCTCTTGCTCGCCGGATCCTCGCACCCGGCCCGAGGCGAGGAGCCCGCCCCGCCCACGGCCGCCCGGCTCCGCGCCCTGCTGGCCGCCGAGATGGGCCGATGGCACCCGGCGGCCATCGACGAGAAGGTCGGCGGCTTCCACCAGGAGATCGCCCGCGACTGGACGGTCCAGCCCGACCGATCGCGGTCCCTGGTCTTCCAGTCTCGCATGACCTGGACGGCCGCGGCCTTCGCCGAGTTCGAGCCCTCGCGGCGCGAGGAGTACCTCAGGTATTCCCGCCACGGCCTGGCGTTCCTCGACCGCGTGATGCGCGACGCGGAGCAGGGGGGGTTCCACTGGATCCTCGACGCGAACGGCCGGGTCGACCCCGCGCTCGGCGACGAGAAGCACGTCTACGGCACCGCGTTCGTCGTGTACGCCGCGAGCAAGCTCCGCGCGGTGGGGGGCGACGACCTGGCGCTGAAGGTGGCCCGCGACGCCTTCGACTGGCTCGAAGCCCACGCCCACGACCCCAAGGACGGCGGCTGGTTCGAGGCCGTCCGCCGCGACGGGACGGCGATCACCGCCTACGACCCCGCGGCGCCCGTCGACGGGCGGAAGGACCGCCTGGGCGTCTACTACGGCTTCAAGACGATGAACTCGCACATCCACCTGCTGGAGGCCCTGGCCGAGCTGGCGAAGGTCGACGACCGCCCCGTCGTCCGCGAACGGCTCCGCGAGGCCTTCCACATCGTCCGCGACAGGATCGCCGTCGAGCCGGGCGCCCTCAACCTGTATCTGACCCGCGACTGGCGGGCGATCCCCGCGCACGACTCCTTCGGCCACGACGTCGAGACGGCCTACCTGCTCGTCGAGGCCGCCGAGGTCCTCCACATGCCGGACGACGCGACGACCTGGAAGGTGGCGCGGGGGCTCGTCGACCACGCCCTCGACTGGGGCTGGGACGAGAAGTTCGGCGGCTTTTACGACAAGGGCGACTCGTTCGCCGCCGCCGCTTACGACGTCGCCAAGGTCTGGTGGACCCAGGCCGAGGGCTTCAACGCCCTGGCGATGCTCGACCGTCGCTACGGCCGCGAGACCGACCGCTACGCCCGGGCCTTCGCGAAGCAGTGGGCGTTCATCGACGCCCACCTGCTCGACCCCGAGTTCGGCGGCTGGTACGCCGAGACCGAGCGCGACGGCCGGCTCCGGGGCGACGGGGCCAAGGCCAACCCCTGGAAGGCCGACTACCACACTTCGCGGGCCATGATGAACGTCGCCCGACTCCTGGAGGCGGGCCGCGAAACGCCCGCAAAGGTGACCGACCGATGA
- a CDS encoding RNA polymerase sigma factor, with product MSVGDPSVREESQLADFLRRIQQGDEGAARELLQRYEPEVRLVVRRQLPRLLRSRFDSLDFLQSVWGSFFRRMRDAPTDFEDSRHLVAFLARAAKNKVIDEYRRAASLKNDMHREEPLWGDGRRPKDVADPIDSPSEVAQAHEVFDRLHALLPEERRTILELKAQGLSSKDIGDRLGISERTVQRVLEELRRRMESEWEPAG from the coding sequence ATGTCGGTCGGCGATCCTTCGGTGCGGGAAGAGAGCCAGCTGGCCGACTTCCTCAGGCGCATCCAGCAGGGCGACGAAGGGGCCGCCCGCGAACTCCTCCAGCGTTACGAGCCCGAGGTGCGGCTCGTGGTGCGCCGGCAGCTCCCGAGGCTCCTGCGGTCGCGGTTCGACTCGCTCGACTTCCTCCAGAGCGTGTGGGGGAGCTTCTTCCGGCGGATGCGCGACGCGCCCACCGATTTCGAAGATTCGCGGCACCTTGTCGCCTTCCTGGCCCGGGCTGCGAAGAATAAGGTGATCGACGAGTATCGCCGCGCCGCCAGCCTGAAGAACGACATGCACCGCGAGGAGCCCCTCTGGGGGGACGGCCGACGCCCCAAGGACGTCGCCGACCCGATCGACTCGCCGAGCGAGGTGGCGCAGGCGCACGAGGTGTTCGATCGCCTGCACGCGCTCTTGCCCGAGGAGCGCCGGACGATCCTGGAGTTGAAGGCGCAAGGGCTTTCGAGCAAGGACATCGGCGACCGCCTGGGGATCAGCGAGAGGACCGTGCAGCGGGTGCTCGAGGAGCTCAGGCGGCGCATGGAGTCGGAGTGGGAGCCGGCCGGATGA